One Poecilia reticulata strain Guanapo linkage group LG19, Guppy_female_1.0+MT, whole genome shotgun sequence genomic window carries:
- the ush1gb gene encoding Usher syndrome type-1G protein homolog, with translation MNDRYHRAARDGYLDILKEATRKELNAPDEDGMTPTLWAAYHGNLEALRLIVGRGGDPDKCDIWGNAPLHLAAANGHLSSLSFLVAFGANLWCLDNDYHTPLDMAAAKGHMDCVRYLDSTASKQITLNPKLVSKLKDRAFRTAERRIKDCEKLQMRHRERMERKFMKESVALDNLDAISLSSYTSSSTLSRKFNTATSNMPYSQATLHSTAKGKAKIQKKLEKKKQVDGTFKIYEDGRKSIRSLTGLQLGSDVMFLKQGTYANPKERARLNIRDMFPRENDDDVETVSRAMSDPGLYEAAYSEISADSGRDSLFTRPGLGTMVFRRNYMTGGMFGIGGRDEGSVVGSEPVGRAPNVRLRGRLPQRSPSFDEDSIGSAFSLQERNLQELPWEEVDIGLDEDIEPENNNLETFLASQGLSEFLPILSREKIDLEALLLCSDQDLSSIHIPLGPRKKMLDACKRRLDVLEEPEAIEDSAL, from the exons ATGAATGACCGGTACCACCGGGCGGCCCGGGACGGTTACCTGGACATCCTGAAGGAAGCCACTCGGAAGGAGCTGAACGCCCCGGACGAAGATGGRATGACGCCGACCTTATGGGCCGCTTACCACGGCAACCTGGAGGCTCTGCGGCTCATCGTTGGCAGAGG AGGTGATCCAGACAAATGTGACATCTGGGGGAACGCGCCACTCCACCTGGCAGCTGCCAACGGCCATCTCAGTTCGCTCTCCTTCCTGGTAGCTTTCGGTGCCAACCTTTGGTGTCTGGACAATGACTATCACACACCTCTGGACATGGCAGCCGCCAAGGGCCACATGGATTGTGTTCGATATCTGGACTCCACCGCCTCCAAGCAGATCACCCTCAACCCAAAGCTGGTCAGTAAGCTGAAAGACCGAGCATTTCGGACTGCTGAGCGTCGCATCAAAGACTGTGAGAAGCTCCAAATGAGGCACCGGGAGCGCATGGAGAGGAAGTTCATGAAGGAGTCAGTGGCTCTGGACAACCTGGATGCTATTAGCTTGTCCAGCtacaccagcagcagcacgcTAAGCCGCAAGTTCAACACAGCCACCTCCAACATGCCATATTCACAG GCTACGCTGCATTCAACAGCCAAGGGCAAGGCCAAGATTCAGAAGAAACTGGAAAAGAAGAAGCAAGTTGATGGAACGTTCAAAATCTACGAAGATGGGAGAAAGAGTATCCGCTCGCTCACTGGCCTGCAGCTTGGTAGCGACGTCATGTTCCTCAARCAAGGCACCTACGCCAACCCCAAAGAGCGGGCCCGTCTCAACATCCGGGACATGTTCCCCCGGGAAAATGATGACGATGTTGAAACAGTTTCTCGTGCCATGAGTGACCCAGGCCTCTATGAAGCTGCCTATTCAGAAATCAGCGCAGACTCTGGGCGGGACTCCCTTTTCACACGGCCTGGGCTTGGCACCATGGTGTTTAGAAGGAACTATATGACAGGTGGCATGTTCGGGATTGGAGGACGAGATGAAGGAAGTGTTGTAGGAAGTGAACCTGTTGGTCGAGCACCTAACGTCCGTCTGCGTGGACGCCTGCCTCAGCGCTCTCCTAGCTTTGATGAAGACAGTATCGGAAGCGCGTTTAGCCTGCAGGAGAGGAACCTGCAAGAATTACCTTGGGAAGAGGTTGACATCGGGTTAGATGAGGACATTGAGCCAGAGAATAACAATCTTGAAACCTTTCTTGCCTCTCAGGGCCTGAGTGAATTCTTGCCGATCCTCAGTCGGGAAAAGATTGATTTGGAGGCACTGTTACTATGTTCAGATCAGGACCTCAGTAGCATTCATATCCCATTAGGCCCCAGAAAAAAGATGCTAGATGCCTGCAAGAGGCGTCTCGATGTTCTCGAAGAACCAGAAGCTATTGAGGACTCTGCGCTTTGA
- the hid1b gene encoding protein HID1b, producing the protein MRRNYQQNPQVGGRGCWTQKKMGNADTKLHFRKAVIQLTTKTQPVEATDNVFWDQFWAECSIAVQDVFALVPAAEIRAVREESPSNLATLCYKAVERLVQCADSGCPSEKERQIVLSCTRLLTRILPYIFEDADWRGFFWSTIPGTKKSGSLDEDADENEARPLAESLLLTIADLLFCPDFTVQSHKKNNPDASEEMRSIDSCEYIWEAGVGFAQSPPPNYIHDRNRTELLKLLLTCFSEAMYLSPSSDNQVLNPWVSFFCSAENRHALPLFTSLLNVVCSYDPVGYGIPYNHLLFSDYREQLVEQALQVLIVTLEHETGSAVSAALQALDSSSSNPSEELEPAGPDNLFVNYLSRIHREEDLSFVLRGFAQLLNNPLIQTYLPRSTKKIHFHQELLILFWKFCDFNKKFLFFVLKSSDVLEMLVPILFYLNDARADQSCVGLMHIGVFILLLLSGERNFGVRLNKPYTLRVPMDIPVFTGTHADLLIVIFHKIITCGHQRLHPLFDCLLTIIVNISPYLKSLSMVAANKLLHLLEAFSTPWYLLSAPQNHNLVFFLLEVFNNIIQYQFDGNFNLVYAIIRKRNVFHQLANLPTDEASIQKTLQKKKNKSGISRLNSTDGESMEGSRPAAPAEPGTLKATLEATPGIDKITEKSQVSEDGTMVALPRSSSPATPPHHGAINGASDTESNSERDSEVFTRSRSRMSSVSSTAAWTANSGWMLSWKSRLPLQTIMRLLQVLVPQVEKICIDKGLTDESEILKFLQHGTLVGLLPVPHPILIRKYQANSGTAMWFRTYMWGVIYLRNVDPPIWYDTDIRLFEIHRI; encoded by the exons ATGAGGAGAAATTATCAGCAGAATCCGCAGGTAGGAGGACGCGGCTGttggacacagaaaaaaatgggaAACGCTGACACTAAGCTTCACTTTAGGAAAGCGGTGATCCAGCTGACGACCAAAACTCag CCTGTTGAAGCCACAGACAAYGTGTTCTGGGATCAGTTCTGGGCCGAGTGCTCCATCGCCGTCCAGGATGTTTTTGCTCTGGTGCCCGCAGCAGAAATCCGAGCTGTCAGAGAGGAGTCTCCATCCAACCTAGCAACCCTGTGCTACAAG GCAGTGGAGCGGCTGGTTCAGTGTGCCGACTCTGGCTGCCCCTCGGAGAAGGAGCGTCAGATCGTGCTGAGCTGCACTCGCCTTCTCACCCGAATCCTGCCGTACATTTTTGAGGATGCTGACTGGAGGGGCTTCTTCTGGTCCACCATTCCTGGCACGAAAAAATCCGGG AGTTTGGACGAAGATGCTGATGAGAATGAAGCTCGGCCGCTGGCTGAATCCTTGCTGCTCACCATCGCTGACCTGCTCTTCTGTCCAGATTTTACCGTTCAGAGTCACAAGAAGAACAACCCG GATGCCTCAGAGGAAATGCGATCCATAGATAGCTGTGAGTACATCTGGGAGGCCGGGGTGGGCTTTGCTCAGTCGCCTCCCCCRAATTACATCCATGACCGRAACAG gacagagctgctgaagctgcttctCACYTGCTTCTCTGAAGCCATGTATCTTTCTCCTTCGTCTGACAACCAAGTGCTTAACCCCTGGGTCTCCTTTTTCTGTTCTGCAGAAAACAG ACATGCCTTGCCGCTCTTCACATCCCTGTTGAACGTGGTCTGTTCCTATGACCCRGTGGGATACGGTATCCCGTACAACCATCTGCTGTTCTCAGACTACCGAGAGCAGCTGGTGGAGCAGGCGCTGCAGGTTCTGATCGTCACCCTGGAGCACGAGACCGGGTCAGCTGTGAGCGCTGCCCTCCAGGCGCTGGACTCCTCCTCATCCAATCCATCTGAGGAACTAGAR cCAGCTGGACCTGACAACCTCTTTGTGAATTACCTCTCGAGGATCCACAGGGAGGAG GATTTGAGCTTCGTCCTCCGAGGTTTTGCTCAGCTGCTCAACAACCCWCTGATCCAGACGTACCTTCCACGATCCACCAAGAAGATCCACTTCCACCAGGAGCTGCTAATTCTGTTCTGGAAGTTCTGCGATTTTAACAAA AAATTCCTRTTCTTCGTCCTAAAGAGCAGCGACGTCTTGGAGATGCTGGTTCCCATCCTGTTCTACCTGAACGATGCCAGAGCAGATCAGT cTTGCGTGGGCCTCATGCACATTGGCGTgttcatcctgctgctgctgagcggAGAGAGAAACTTTGGTGTTCGACTGAATAAACCGTACACGCTCCGTGTCCCCATGGACATTCCTGTCTTTACAGGAACCCACGCAGACCTGCTCATAGTG atttttcacaaaataattaccTGTGGACACCAGCGTCTCCATCCTCTGTTTGATTGCCTGCTCACCATAATTGTAAACA TTTCACCYTACCTAAAGAGCCTGTCAATGGTGGCTGCCAACAAGCTGCTCCACCTGCTGGAGGCCTTCTCCACGCCCTGGTACCTCCTATCTGCACCTCAGAACCACAACCTGGTCTTCTTCCTGCTGGAGGTCTTCAACAACATCATCCAATATCAGTTTGACG GTAACTTCAACCTAGTGTACGCCATCATTCGTAAGAGGAACGTTTTCCACCAGCTAGCCAACCTGCCCACGGATGAGGCATCCATTCAGAAAActttgcagaagaagaagaacaagtcTGGGATCTCCCGCCTAAACTCCACAGATGGCGAGTCCATGGAGGGTTCCAGACCTGCTGCACCTGCTGAGCCCGGGACACTCAAAGCCACCTTAGAGGCCACTCCAG GAATTGATAAGATTACGGAGAAGTCTCAGGTAAGCGAAGACGGAACAATGGTTGCCTTGCCTCGTTCAAGCTCTCCAGCAACACCGCCTCACCACGGTGCCATCAATGGAGCTAGCGACACGGAGTCCAACTCAGAAAGAGACAGCGAG GTCTTCACGAGGTCAAGAAGCCGAATGTCGAGCGTCTCATCTACTGCCGCCTGGACCGCTAATTCAGGCTGG ATGTTGTCATGGAAATCTAGACTTCCTCTGCAAACCATCATGCGGCTTCTGCAAGTCTTGGTCCCTCAGGTGGAGAAGATCTGCATCGACAA gGGTTTAACAGATGAGTCGGAGATCTTGAAGTTCCTGCAGCACGGCACGCTGGTCGGCCTCCTCCCAGTCCCTCACCCCATCTTGATCAGGAAGTACCAGGCCAACTCTGGCACTGCCATGTGGTTCCGGACCTACATGTGGGGAGTCATCTACCTACG GAATGTGGATCCTCCAATCTGGTACGATACGGACATAAGGCTTTTTGAGATTCATAGGATATAG